GACGCTAAGATTCTGGAATGTTTTCAACAAAGCTCGCTCCCACAAGGtactgttgctgttgttttagCTGTTACTGTTATAAGGATATTGAAAATCCCAATTAGTTAAGTCAATGAATTTCGAGGGAGCCCCCACCGCACTCCCTGCGCGACGTCTGCCCTCCGGCATTTTCTTGTTCGCGCTCGCTCTTTCATCGCCGGGTCGCCGGATTAAATAACAGAGAGCTCAAGCTcgtgacgtttttgagccacggacggcaactgAAGGTGAGCTTTTTTCCTAttcaacttgtcttcacaccaGCACTTTTATTCTGTTAAGTCATCGTTTCAGtggtagagacgattagtttgaaaatctgggagagagaGCACTGtgctggcatgcgaaatgttcagtTTCGGTTTCCGCCTATGGCTCAGAAACGTCATCTACAGCATAACCTGCACTCTATGCAATAAAATCCACATAGGAGAGAAAGGAAGAAAACGTACTGACCACTTCCTCAAACATCTTCGTGAGGTTGGAAAAAAAACGAGAAACCAATTGCGCGCTATTTCAACCTCCCGAACCACTCTACCCATATCATAAGATGACAATCAGCAGTATCTCCCTACCCCAAGGAAACACAGAAAGGTGTTAAAAAACCTCTCacaaaaatttatctttcaACTCGGTACTCTTAACCCTCACGGCCGGGGATTAATGAATGCTTCTAATGGAACTAATTTAGTCATGGTTTCGTATCACCACTTTTTCACTGATGACGTGACCAACCCCCTATAAGGTtataatagaccatattcgtattctcagtattggactggaactagcttgcaatggaggctaatgcgggggaatatattaaaaattatttgcatttgaaaagatttccccgcattagcctccattgcaagctagttccagtccaatactgagaatacgaatatggtctattccgTGTCCAAGTACACTAAATGAAAAATCCCACAATAATTCTCTATGTAAAACTGCACCAAACGTCATTCGACGTAACTGCTACTTACTACTCATAACTAGACGTTACTACAGATAACCACCATAACCCCCTATAAAGACAAACATCCCACAACCCtgaattcgctctgacgaaggtctaaggctcgaaacgtcaacttcgttatctcttcTTCACCGTCGAAATTTGACCCTCGTCGACttgtttgatactaaattttagtgtttcacttcggCACCGACACTGAACCACAGTTTCcagcgtttcgagcgttagtccttcgtcccTCGGAcgaaatttgacccttttcaataatttttagtGTCACCGAAATAAGAGAACTACTCGAAACTTGGTGTATCTCTGCAGTTCTAACATGTTTCTCTCTTTTTCCTCCACAGGAATCAAAATCCGAGCTAAACCTTTTTTCCAGAATAAGATAAATATTGTCATATTAGTATATATTAATAACcatgaattattttaattaaCTTTAAAATGATGCACGCAAACAATGTAACCCAATGATTATATGTCGCTCAGCTCAAGCCATATCTACGATGTCTTGTTGCCGTTCTGCTTTTATCTCCCTGTTACCGTTTAGAAAACGACAGCGTATGATCATGATGAATTGATTGTTATGAGGAACAGTGACCGCTTTGTCCTGTGCTCTTTTTAACTCTTTCTCGACATTGATTGCAAAATAGAGAGAACCCAAGGTTCCACTTTGTAACCTGAGTAACGAATATCGAAAGAGAACAACTGACTCTTGTTTTAAGGTATATGCCAATTTAGTGAAGAGCGCCCGACTTTGCGTTACATGCTTGCATACCATGAATACATCACGTTCATATCTGGTTATGCCTGTAATCATGTTGTTACATACACATATTGCAAGGCATACAATCACGCCGTCTCATACTGCAACAAGTAACGTGATGTctttgttgctgctgttgttttTCGTGATTTACACGTCCAAACCGCTCGGGTCAGTTGAAATCGACTGAAAACTCTGAGGTCATGTGCAATAACAAGATGTTAACACTAGGGAGAGCGGGATAAACAAAACCTAAAAGTTTGCACATTTCTTTCCCGCTCTCGACAAATCTGTGACATGAAATGAAtgtttctcaagttttacagagaacgtaaACACACAGCcgcgaatttgaatttcttCTCTAGCtttgacactgcacctctaaattcagttcctgagtagttcCACCAGCTTTCAAAAGATAAACAAACGGACATAATGACGAAAAATATGGGCAggcttgaacttgcaattttgaacgTTTTCGCTTCCGTCGCGTCGAACTTCTTAGAGAGCTTCAGACTCTACGATGAGAAAGAATACGAGATTtcactgcccgtttttagcaaaaatacttgagaAATTTATAACAAACGATTAATCTTAcattttgttagcagtgtagattgctcagttattcttgttgctggtaactgagcccttttgcagatcgaaaaatggcaaaactactaccgtgttcttgacttgttttggcccgacaacatttttgcaaaacctcgtactaaaatgacgacggtatcacgcttttcccgccaaaatgacgttggtttgcgcgcTCAATGTTTTTCTATGAGGAAATctccattctcgtccccagagccaCTCGTTCTCaggcttaaaatgtcgttacgAGTGGGTTTTTTCTCCGAGCACGTGACCAAAAGAAACggagcctctggggacgagaatggcaAATCTCGTACTCTTCGTCGTtttcgtcctagaatctaaagctctttCCCACGACAGCTGCTGCAACGGAAATGTCCCCTGAATTTGAGTTAGGTTAATTTATTCTAAAAAGGTCGCGTTTTACAAAATAGATGAAATGTACTTTggctagcttggtacgaatggttttcatacaaaggcaaagaatgaaaaatttactacTGAGGGATCGCATTGTAGTCGGAACCttaaatattagggagcttaagcaaccacgacgacgacggcaacaaaaaccccataaatttgcatatttggcaatgaaaacagtatttttgcacgtgcatttttcttctttttttttttttgacattttgtagacgttctcgttctttctacgacgtgaaatgacctgttttgcagttgtgtggacgacttgagcatatgatgacaaatgttcaatttgtcTTCTcctgtcccaagcgctggttccaaattaattccaggatattTAGAACGCATTTTTCAAGTAAAATAAGTTTGAATAAtagaaaaatgattgcagaaacgcgaagtcacattttcagatgacgttctcgctttcgtcgacgtcgtgtttgctttaaGCTCccaatgaaaatttcacgtcttcgtttggcagactacgtcatagaattgttctaaagtgcggTTGTCATTTCTGAACTCCGTAGATTCGGTGTCCCTGGCCAATCACACTGCGCGTAACATCTGAAAGTTTCGATGAAATTTCGCCCTGCGACCTTTCGATGCACTTGGCACTAATTAGATTATCCGGGTTGCTGGATACGTCTTTTTACTGCGGATTTCAATAACCCTTAACAAATCTTGTACAAATGAAAAGTATCAAAAATAGTCCTTAACCCGTCATTCTGAGGGTTCTGTATTAATTCTCACACACTCGAAACACTCACAAAATGTTTGGTCATTTTCACACTTAGCTCCGAATTTTCAGGAAAAAAGGTCAAACTAGTTAAGAAAGATTCCTTGTAAGTTTCGGTTTAACTAAAGCTGAAATAGAACCCACACACTGGGTTTTCAATAAAACTATTACTTTGGGTTATGGCGCTATCGCAGATGAGTCAATTATACTACACTGTATCCTGCAGTAATATGcatcattagtaaaatccaactagtggtatatcatcaatactgcgatctgattggttgtgctactagtaggctatatgttatagccccctagtagcaaaaagcgcccgccacatttgttttgttttggcgCTAAGAAATGATTGAAAGATATTtattctcgatatttttttgaccaactagttggattttactaaaacaattattcctctcgccctcataacCTCTGAGTCAAtggcccattcggccttcggcctcatgggctattgactcatagcccattcgggctcgaggaataattgttaaatagtttgATGTATTAACCTAAGAGAGTTTCATACTCTCTTGATATACCCTGTAACCTTTCAAAGAACAGAAAGTCCTGTGTTTTTGCTTTCGCCAAGATGAAACAAAACTCTTCACTTGATGTACATAACGTCAAGAGAACGAAATAAAGGGATTACAGTTTGGTATAATATGCAGTTTCCAAAGAATGTTACAAGGCATTTCAGTTTTCAAGCGGATATATTTGGAAGTTAATCCACGCAAAGACGTactgtaatagttaaatgtaaCTAGCCGTGCCACGTCGATCATTTTGGTCAATAGCTTCCTCCCATCAGGTCATTTTTGGCGAAATGGCTGCGAATGGAGATCAGAAAATGAAGGACCTTAACACCATGCTCAGTAAGATTCTTGCTAAGAGTGAGGAAACTGTGTGGTCAGGTTTCAAAGACTACTATTACCCGCTTTTAAGAAGAGAGCTGCAATTGTGCAAGGCAATAGTGGAAGCAAACAGTCAAGTCAGGTGCCAAGTTTGCGGAAGTGTAGCTGAAAATTTAGAGGCTCCAGTACCAAAGAACATCGGGGATTTAGATGTCATGATCttttcctattttttctttttaatatttatacaggaatgtccaatttagcaaagctagtttaaatggagtcctgtttttatgagtcaatttttgaggagggaggaaaccggagtgcccggaggaaaccctcgaagtcaggttgagatcgactgaaactcaatccacatacaacatttgtagtagaggtggaaagcgtgattgatgtccgctacgccagcctgacttcccaaggagtacagcacagggtattatatctagatggtcaccaatccagatatcaacctcgtccaacagggcttaacttcggtttCCATTGCACAAAATTTAATTATCCATGAAAAAATCATTGAGTACTTCGCCGAGTCTCCTCTCCACGTGAGGATCAAAGGAATCCAAAACCCAACGCTTCAGTCTTGTCTTGTTCAGGGCACTGAGTACGTGGCTACATCTACATTAAGGAATTACCATCCAGCCATTTTCCCGAGCAGTGTTTCCAAGCACTTCCTTTCGGTCTGAACTATTTCACGCTTTTCAAACTCTTGGACCGTAGATACCTCGGAAATTGGAGCAGCTGCCACCCTTCATCCTTGCAGCGAATTTTTTTCAGGGAGAGAGAATGATATTACTCAAATTCGTCTTGAGAACAAAGCGTGTCATTTCTTGGAAAGATTTTGACACACCGCAGCTATGTTGGGGCTATCGAGAGAAGAGCCAACAAGAGAGAGTCCACCTTATGACAAAACACCCACTTGCcatgaatcacctcttcgattcGATTCTTTTGGAATTGATTTTGTACCTGCCTTTAGATCCTTAGAATGGCCGAAAGTTGCTTTAGAATGGATCACAAGAGATCGGTGCGGGCCTTCCGTTGAGACCGTGAATAATGTTGTACGAGGTTTCCACTTGGTGGCTAAATCCTCGAGGAACGGTGGCCATCCTGATCGCGACTTTAGCATCTCCTTCTCCCTAGCGGAATATATACTTAGTCAAGAGATGAATGATATTCATCGCAAATGTTACCTCTGCTTGAAGAAATATCACACAACTTTCCTTTCCACGGAGCCAATTCAAAGGCCCTGGTGACGTTTCATCTGAAGAGTCTCTTCCTGAGAACGATTGAGGAAACATCTGTGGAGATGTGGACAGAGCAGAACAGAGCAAGTTGCATCTTGAAGCTCATTGGGAACCTTTTAGACGCGCTCAGGAAAAAGTATTTGCCCCATCACTTCGTCACATCATACAATTTATTTTGTTATGACTACATTGAATCTAACTGCATTTTGGAAACTTTGGCAGAAAAAGTTGACCAGATTATTGAAAATCCCATCCAATTTGCAGAGAAACTTGTCGATGAACATACTACTGCATTCGTCATATCAGAAGACGCGGATACTAAAGAGGCTCAAACCAAACCCGCCAGTCTGCCAGCCTTTGCGCAGCCGCACTTCGAGCAACAGCACTTTTCCTTTCCACAGGCCATCGCTTCTGCCCTTGCAAGCTTTCAGAATCCGCACTCTTCAATAAGACCAAAACGATCGAAGAAGCGAGGTGGTGTTCAAAATACCACCACAGATGACATTCAATTGGATTAGAGGACATAACAAGAGAAACATTGTTGATGACAGAATTCAGTTTTCCTAAAGTTGCTCCAACTTTTTCAGTCAGAATAggttaattattaatgaaacatGTCATAGAATTGTCgaacaaactcttcttgtttttgCAAGAAAAAGTTAACTTCTTCCTCATCGATTAAGCTAAGGTCGTAGAAAAGTGGGTGTTCTGTACCTTTGtgcatagttagtagactaaCTATGCTTTGTGGTTTTAGGGTAGGTGGTAATTTCTACCCAAACAAAGTTTTCACCGCATAAGACGTTTTCTGTCGTTTTTAATTATTTGAATTGTCCTCTGAATTGTGCTCCACTCAGTTCTATTACCTTTACTTAAAGGAAAAcgaacaaattaaaaataaagacCGCAAGTGTGGATCAGGTAAGAGTGTTCCCAATTTGGCCCGCGTGGGCTTTCTAGCACAGTGTATATTTTTGAATACTCAATCCTCTGAAAATAGATTGCAGTGGTAGCAGTGATTCCTGAAAAAAACTCTTTAAGAAATGGTAATGACCCTTCATTTGTTCTAGCATGTAAAGTTAATCAAAAATAAACTAATTTTTTACTGTTACCGAGATTATAAATTGATAGAGGAACATTCTTACAAAATACACTTCTAGTTACggtttattaattattaagcAATGAAATTACTTTTTCAATTTCACTAATAGATATGTAAAGGAACTAGAGTGAAATAAAATGTTGGTCATATAGTTTATAGCAGAGAAATATTTTTGTACATAAGGATTGAATATACACTAAGCTAAACATTACTTCTTTCCATTTAGCAATTTAGAGAAATAAAAAGTCCACACATTTCTGTCATAAGCTTTTATCCTCAAAAACTTTACTTTCCTCTAGCATGAAACCTTATGCCGGGGAAGGTTCTAGAACTTCTGTACTTCCTGTATTCACCTTGCTTACATACACATTTCCCCCTTCCCCTACTGAGTCATATCACCCCACAAGAACAAGAATTTCATCTGGATTCTGTCATGAACCAAACAAtctgaaaaaaatcaaacagaAAGAACATTGACACTGATATATGCTTATTTCTCAGTTGAGTGTTTTTGCAGTCTTCTTTGGTGCTTAATTTAGTACATCTTGGTCAAGTTATGTTGTATCATCTACATAAAGGTTCTACCTCACACATTCAACCATTCTGGATAAAAGCTTCTGAGCAGTACTTTTCTGTGATGCTGTTTATTATGCTTCACATGGTGATTCTAGCTTTTGAGTCTGTGGGTGAAATCCTTAAGTGtaaccattcaaatgaaagctactgagcgGTACTTTGTTCAGGTGATGTTTGTTATGCTGTACAAAGTGGTTCTAGCTTTTGACTCTGTGGGTTAAATCCTAAAGTGTGACCATTCAAGTCTACTGAGCAGGCCAGTACAGCCCAGTGCTACTGTTCATTGCAGTGTACAAGGTAGTTCCCATGTTTAAGCGTGTGGAATCTAAGAGTGTCAATCACACTTACACAATCATGAATACCATCATGATAATGTTCCAAAGCCCAATGAAAATTCTGAAGTATCGTAGATTAAGAAGAAATTCCTTGAACTTTTCACCTGATAAAAAAATGACCAGAAATGGTTGAATGGAAAGCAATTCAACAGTGGATGAATTACTTGCCAGTTGAGAATAAAACAAATGGATTCTGGGACCATAACTTTTTTGGGACATGATACTAAGCATTTTATCTCAAATCACACCAATCACGAGAATCTGGCTTGCATATCAACcatatttttcaaagaaaatgcaaactgtcatctctcttcttcttcatcaaAGAACAAAGGTATaacattttaattaattttcatcaaattaaaaaagtatGTAAGGTACAGCAACCTTATTTAATGTGGATAACTTGTAACAGCTAGGAATTTAATTGACAAACCTGAGGTTGGCAGTTCACTCATTTTACTCCCCACTTCCCATCAGTGCTACATTTtaagggtatttaaagctacttaagctacaaAGAGTGGAAAAAAGTCAAAACAAGGATGAGAGACCCGGGAATTGAACTTGGGACTCTTGCACAAGGGCCGCACACTAATCAACTGtcccaaaataatttttatttaataaaaGGTATCCTTTGCAAGTTTTCATTAATCTTGATACATTTGAAAGGCTGATATTTTCAGAGTAGTATTTAATAAAATAGTTATTCCCACATTCCTCCAGATAAAATGTGAGAGGGATTACCAAGTGAAGGCTCGTCATTTTCGTCTCCAAATGAATCAGTAGGATTCCTCTTTTTACtaataaaggaaaacaaacaaagcaataacAAGGATAGAGTGTAAACACCTAGTTAGTCATACTTTGGAGTCTGTTTATTGCAACATAAACAATACCAgtcgtgacagaaataaagCGCCTTAGTTGGAAAATTTCTGTTAACAATTTCTTGCCATAATCCTGTTTTCTGAAATCACTTCAGACCGAACAAAAGGGCAAAGGCTTTAGGGCTAGGTTTGAGAATATTCTCACTCGAAATCATGTACCAGATTCCAAGGAAATGATCAGAAAATATACATGTATTTAAAGTCGACAGtgttatattttcttttttatcccAATACAAAATAATTTGACAAAGGCTATTAGATGAGAAGCAAGTTTCTCGTACATTCCCTTTATGCTGAGTTCTTGTCTTTGAAGGGGCCACTCACCAATGTTGTCATGTCAACAATGGTTGACAGGTGAAAACTGGCAACACTACTGATAATGTTCAGGGCTGATGTTTTATTATTGTCACGTTGTGGGGCATTGAGGCACATTTTAGCCTGCTGAAATAAGGCgctgaaaagtgagaatcaaatagtCGTACAATGTACGTAGCTAATCAAAATCGAGAGGCCATTCCAGTGTTTGTTTTATTACAGAGCTGGTGAAGGAAATATTcctcagactgttttgttgtaatttttttcagtttttgttttctcaatgtCTTCAAAAGTGATAATAGTACTATAATTATTTATGTTCTCGTGCATAAATGTATTTTgagcccttctcagagctcattttaactcTCGCCTAACGGCTTGCGCTAAAAAAATGAGTCTGAGttgggcccaaaacatatttatgcctgcGAACATAAACtttattgttttatgaaaataCTTACAGTTTGAAATTCAATACAGCACAGGCATTTATCAACAATGtgctgaaacaaaaagaaaaccacagtgtagaaaacattttcaattttttttagacCACCAACACACAGCATCCATATTCTAAAGTAAGCAAAGCCAATGACCTTCTATCCTTTCTGCCATTTCCACTGCAAAAATGATACTTTGTTCTGCCCCTTAACTTTTTCTTCTCTAAAACAAACTGTACTGTAGCTCCAGTGATAAGCCTAGAAC
This window of the Acropora muricata isolate sample 2 chromosome 14, ASM3666990v1, whole genome shotgun sequence genome carries:
- the LOC136899013 gene encoding small integral membrane protein 7-like; translated protein: MAFISDILVAGTLLINACAVLNFKLKKRNPTDSFGDENDEPSLGEKFKEFLLNLRYFRIFIGLWNIIMMVFMIVLFGS